One Rhodoferax ferrireducens T118 DNA segment encodes these proteins:
- the bamC gene encoding outer membrane protein assembly factor BamC, translating to MNHFSRLSLLSLSLALAACTVLDGDKINYKSASKGTSLEVPPDLTQLSRETRYAVPGGAVSASSFQLGQVTQTVPTATTSLGDVHIERSGNQRWLVINRPADKLWEPVRDFWQENGFLLAIDQANLGIMETDWAENRAKIPQDFIRNTLGKVIDSLYSTGERDKFRTRLERNASGGTDVFISHRGMIEVYNSSAKDTTVWQPRAADPELEAEFLRRLMVKLGVSQEQSKALLAAGASPSSSRAAAINGQPVVQIDDGFDRAWRRVGLSLDRTGFTVEDRDRAQGVYFVRYVAPTADKAEPGFLGKLFGASKADAAPLKYRITVISQGASTTVSVLDAGGKPDTSANAQRIVNVIADDLK from the coding sequence GTGAATCATTTTTCCAGACTCTCACTATTAAGCCTTTCATTGGCGTTAGCAGCATGCACGGTGCTTGATGGCGACAAAATCAATTACAAAAGCGCCAGCAAAGGCACTTCGCTTGAAGTGCCCCCAGACTTAACCCAACTGTCGCGCGAAACCCGTTATGCGGTGCCTGGTGGTGCTGTGTCGGCATCGAGTTTCCAGTTGGGTCAAGTGACTCAAACGGTACCGACCGCAACCACCTCGCTTGGAGATGTGCATATCGAACGTTCGGGCAACCAGCGCTGGTTGGTGATCAACCGTCCGGCCGACAAACTTTGGGAGCCGGTGCGCGATTTCTGGCAAGAAAATGGTTTTCTGCTGGCCATCGATCAAGCCAACCTTGGCATCATGGAAACTGACTGGGCCGAAAACCGGGCCAAAATTCCACAAGACTTTATTCGCAACACACTGGGTAAGGTAATTGATTCCCTGTATTCAACCGGCGAACGCGACAAATTTCGCACCCGGCTGGAACGTAATGCAAGCGGTGGCACCGATGTGTTCATCAGTCATCGAGGCATGATTGAGGTGTACAACAGTAGCGCTAAAGACACCACCGTATGGCAGCCCCGCGCCGCCGACCCAGAGCTTGAGGCGGAATTCTTGCGTCGGTTGATGGTCAAGTTGGGGGTAAGCCAAGAGCAGTCCAAGGCACTGTTGGCGGCGGGCGCCAGCCCGAGCAGTTCCCGCGCGGCTGCGATCAACGGACAACCCGTGGTCCAAATCGACGATGGGTTCGACCGGGCTTGGCGCCGTGTTGGCTTGTCGCTTGACCGTACCGGATTCACGGTCGAAGATCGCGATCGTGCACAGGGCGTCTACTTTGTCCGCTACGTAGCCCCTACGGCTGACAAGGCAGAACCAGGCTTCCTGGGTAAACTCTTTGGCGCATCAAAAGCAGATGCGGCGCCATTGAAATACCGCATTACGGTCATCAGCCAAGGAGCGTCAACGACGGTTTCGGTGCTCGATGCTGGTGGAAAACCTGATACATCCGCCAATGCACAACGAATTGTGAATGTTATCGCCGACGACCTCAAGTAA
- the dapA gene encoding 4-hydroxy-tetrahydrodipicolinate synthase, which produces MTSSTSQITGSIVALVTPMLDDGSVDYPALRKLIDWHIAEGTDCIGVVGTTGESPTVNVQEHCEIIRVAVEQAAGRVPIMAGCGANCTAEAIELTQFAKKVGADCQLQVVPYYNKPTQEGQYRHFKAIAEAVDLPMVLYNVPGRAVADMAHDTVLRLAQVPGIVGIKEATGQIDRAQWLIREAPKGFAIYSGDDPTAVALMLCGGHGNVSVTANIAPRLMHELCVAAMAGDTKRAMEIQFKLLPLHKNLFIEANPIPVKWAVARLKLCGGTLRLPMTPLTPANEAALESALHASGLL; this is translated from the coding sequence ATGACATCCTCAACCAGCCAAATTACGGGCAGCATCGTGGCGCTTGTCACCCCCATGCTTGATGATGGCAGCGTGGACTACCCCGCCCTGCGCAAACTCATCGACTGGCATATCGCGGAAGGCACCGACTGCATTGGCGTGGTGGGCACCACCGGTGAATCGCCCACAGTCAACGTGCAGGAGCACTGCGAAATCATCCGCGTCGCGGTTGAGCAGGCCGCAGGACGCGTGCCAATCATGGCCGGCTGCGGCGCCAACTGCACGGCCGAGGCGATCGAACTGACCCAATTTGCCAAAAAAGTCGGCGCAGATTGCCAGCTGCAAGTAGTGCCCTATTACAACAAGCCAACCCAGGAGGGTCAGTACCGGCACTTCAAAGCGATTGCAGAAGCAGTTGATCTGCCAATGGTTCTCTATAACGTTCCCGGTCGTGCCGTGGCAGACATGGCACACGATACCGTGCTGCGCCTGGCTCAGGTGCCTGGTATCGTTGGCATCAAGGAAGCCACCGGCCAAATTGATCGGGCGCAATGGTTGATCCGCGAAGCGCCCAAGGGCTTTGCCATTTACTCCGGCGATGACCCAACGGCGGTTGCCCTGATGTTGTGTGGTGGCCATGGCAACGTTAGCGTCACGGCCAATATTGCACCCCGACTGATGCACGAGCTGTGCGTGGCCGCGATGGCCGGTGACACAAAACGCGCCATGGAAATTCAGTTCAAATTACTGCCTTTGCACAAAAATCTGTTTATTGAGGCCAACCCGATCCCCGTCAAGTGGGCGGTGGCGCGGCTTAAGCTGTGCGGCGGTACCCTGCGTCTGCCCATGACACCTTTGACCCCAGCCAACGAAGCGGCGCTTGAGAGCGCTTTGCACGCCAGCGGTTTGCTCTGA
- a CDS encoding class I SAM-dependent methyltransferase — protein MDKLSAATAHGLGPASSWVQRWSHLVARHGSVLDIACGQGRHMQWFAEQGHAVTGIDRSPDAIRAASRIGEAVLADIENASWPLMHRGHARQFDAVIVTNYLWRPLFEVMTQSVAPGGVLIYETFAQGHETVGKPSNPDFLLRPNELLTAFKSLQIVAFEDGFLDHPPRYVQRIAAVRLDLGEETQQTPARYTL, from the coding sequence TTGGATAAATTATCCGCCGCTACGGCGCATGGCCTGGGGCCTGCATCCAGTTGGGTGCAACGCTGGTCTCACCTTGTTGCGCGCCATGGGTCGGTGCTGGACATCGCGTGTGGGCAGGGCCGTCACATGCAATGGTTTGCCGAACAAGGCCACGCGGTTACCGGTATTGATCGCTCACCCGATGCAATTCGGGCGGCGAGTCGAATTGGTGAGGCGGTGCTGGCTGATATCGAAAACGCGTCCTGGCCGCTGATGCACAGAGGCCATGCCCGCCAATTTGATGCCGTGATTGTCACCAACTACTTATGGCGCCCGCTATTTGAGGTGATGACCCAGAGCGTTGCGCCGGGCGGCGTGCTGATCTACGAAACGTTTGCCCAAGGCCATGAAACCGTCGGCAAGCCCTCAAACCCTGATTTTCTGTTGCGACCGAACGAGTTGTTGACAGCCTTCAAGAGCCTGCAGATCGTCGCTTTTGAAGATGGTTTTCTGGATCACCCGCCTCGCTATGTACAACGGATCGCCGCGGTGCGACTTGATTTGGGCGAAGAAACCCAGCAGACACCAGCGCGATACACGCTCTAG
- a CDS encoding MFS transporter has product MTITTQKISATQMLLCGAAIVTLSMGIRHGFGLWLQPITQSQNWSRETFAFAIAIQNLVWGFTGIFAGMLADRFGAFKVIVAGAVLYALGLVGMATATTPLIFALTAGVLIGMAQAGTTYAVIYGVIGRNIAPHKRSWAMGVAAAAGSFGQFLMVPTEGLLISSVGWQEALMVLGAASLMMVPLAWGLHEPALAGSFAVRREQSILQALGEAFKYPSFQLLMAGYFVCGFQVVFIGVHMPSYLRDKGLSPQVASYALALIGLFNVFGTYAAGVLGQRMQKKNILAFIYLARAFAISIFLLVPLSPVSVYIFSSVMGLLWLSTVPPTNATVAQIFGVTHLSMLSGFVFFSHQIGSFMGVWLGGYLYDRTGSYDLVWYIAIGLGVLAALVNLPIKEASIVRSQAMQGT; this is encoded by the coding sequence ATGACGATTACCACCCAAAAAATTTCCGCGACACAAATGCTGCTGTGCGGCGCCGCCATCGTGACGCTGTCCATGGGCATACGCCACGGCTTTGGCTTGTGGCTGCAACCGATCACACAAAGCCAGAACTGGAGTCGGGAGACCTTTGCCTTCGCCATTGCCATCCAGAATCTGGTCTGGGGTTTCACTGGCATTTTTGCCGGCATGTTGGCCGACCGCTTTGGTGCCTTCAAGGTCATTGTGGCGGGTGCCGTTTTGTATGCGCTTGGATTGGTGGGCATGGCGACTGCCACCACGCCACTGATCTTTGCCTTGACCGCTGGCGTATTGATTGGCATGGCGCAGGCGGGCACGACCTACGCTGTCATTTACGGGGTGATCGGGCGCAACATCGCGCCCCACAAGCGCTCCTGGGCCATGGGTGTGGCAGCGGCAGCGGGGTCGTTTGGGCAGTTTTTAATGGTACCCACCGAGGGCCTGTTAATCAGCAGTGTGGGCTGGCAAGAAGCCCTGATGGTGCTGGGTGCGGCCTCCCTGATGATGGTACCGCTGGCTTGGGGTTTGCACGAACCGGCGCTGGCGGGCAGCTTTGCCGTGCGCCGGGAACAAAGCATACTTCAGGCATTGGGAGAGGCTTTCAAGTACCCCAGCTTCCAGTTGCTGATGGCGGGTTATTTTGTTTGTGGCTTCCAGGTCGTGTTCATCGGAGTGCACATGCCAAGCTACTTGCGGGACAAGGGTCTGTCGCCCCAGGTGGCGAGTTATGCGCTGGCGCTGATTGGCTTGTTCAACGTCTTTGGCACTTATGCGGCCGGGGTACTGGGGCAGCGGATGCAGAAAAAAAACATTCTGGCGTTCATTTACCTGGCCCGTGCTTTTGCTATCAGCATCTTTCTGCTTGTGCCCTTGTCGCCGGTTAGCGTGTACATATTTTCCAGTGTCATGGGTTTGCTGTGGCTCTCCACGGTCCCGCCAACCAACGCCACAGTAGCGCAGATATTTGGCGTGACGCATCTTTCCATGCTGAGCGGTTTTGTTTTTTTCAGCCACCAAATCGGTTCTTTCATGGGCGTCTGGCTAGGCGGCTACCTGTATGACCGCACCGGCAGCTACGACCTGGTCTGGTACATCGCCATTGGATTAGGCGTGCTGGCGGCACTGGTCAATCTGCCCATCAAGGAAGCCTCCATTGTTCGCAGCCAGGCCATGCAGGGCACATAA
- a CDS encoding C40 family peptidase: protein MRISATLALLIALLFAASAQASPSGASDDLDKFLINEDLLARIDQVRQSVGLKASELVFTAMGFLGVPYRRGGNTAETGFDCSGFVRAMYQQTVGLILPRKAEQQAAATKVIKRTDLQPGDLVFFNTLRRAFSHVGIYIGEGKFIHSPKPGAQVRVEDMGVAYWKHRFDGARRVQTAAPDAPAPAPALEPEAMPPIEPTLH from the coding sequence ATGAGAATTTCAGCCACCCTTGCCCTCCTGATCGCCCTTTTGTTTGCTGCCAGTGCGCAGGCCAGTCCGTCAGGGGCGAGTGATGACCTGGATAAATTCTTGATCAATGAAGATCTGCTGGCACGCATTGATCAAGTTCGACAGTCGGTCGGCCTGAAAGCATCTGAATTGGTCTTCACGGCCATGGGTTTTCTGGGTGTTCCCTACCGGCGCGGCGGCAACACGGCAGAAACCGGCTTTGACTGCAGCGGTTTTGTCCGGGCTATGTATCAGCAAACGGTTGGCTTGATCTTGCCGCGCAAAGCGGAACAACAGGCGGCAGCCACCAAGGTTATTAAACGCACCGACCTGCAGCCCGGCGATCTGGTGTTCTTTAATACACTGCGACGCGCCTTCAGCCATGTGGGCATTTACATTGGTGAAGGCAAATTCATTCATTCCCCCAAACCAGGCGCTCAAGTGCGGGTGGAAGACATGGGCGTGGCTTACTGGAAGCATCGCTTTGATGGCGCTCGTCGAGTGCAAACTGCCGCACCTGATGCGCCTGCGCCTGCGCCTGCCCTTGAGCCTGAGGCTATGCCGCCAATTGAACCCACACTGCACTGA
- a CDS encoding FAD-dependent oxidoreductase, whose amino-acid sequence MVELAAATCLHECGLPQAWCKQEAWRILETRFGQGLHFLTTWQAWRNDPQRPRMLHYVAVTAAPPDIDELLAGMASSPELLLLAKELAPQCLGLSTGFQRLTFDGGHVLLTLCVGDLTAMLRAQQFAADSIYLTPDPTDCPDRCAASNWRVWTAKALARCCRRGTTLVAPVDADHLYADLTQCGFELSTIQAGQPTGPEAAPTNISLRAQFNPRWTIKNTRNTLPARAMAVSSCAVIGAGLAGASVAASLARRGWQVQVLDQAHTPAAGASGLPVGLVVPHVSADDCVLSRLSRSGVRLMLQQARSLLRQGQDWDATGVLERRLDGPPGVPDIWHPQAAWLKPTQLVRAWLAQLGITFQGDAKVAALRQRGDEWELLDTDGGMLHRASRVVFANAGGAMALLDTLQARLPALNIRVNQFPVMQGVRGQVSWAMHTGLPDETFPPFPINGAGSIVPWVPVDEDCGQNLAWFVGASYQPDSQPPAPDEKNHATNLARLHKLSPKLGQALAGKFAAGAVNAWKNTRCVTADRLPAVGPLDQVDHPGLWMCAGMGSRGLSFSMLCAELLAARWSGEPLPIDAGLARTLEARRGADCHRNRLDRSPELPVSCAP is encoded by the coding sequence ATGGTTGAGCTTGCGGCGGCCACTTGCTTGCATGAATGCGGCCTACCACAGGCCTGGTGTAAGCAAGAAGCCTGGCGCATCCTGGAAACCCGTTTTGGTCAGGGGCTTCATTTTCTGACTACTTGGCAGGCCTGGCGCAACGACCCGCAGCGCCCCAGAATGCTGCACTATGTTGCAGTAACCGCCGCGCCGCCTGATATCGATGAGTTACTGGCCGGTATGGCGTCATCCCCCGAACTCCTGTTGTTGGCCAAAGAGCTGGCGCCACAGTGCTTGGGCTTGTCGACTGGTTTTCAGCGTTTGACTTTCGATGGGGGCCACGTCTTATTGACCCTGTGCGTAGGCGACCTGACAGCGATGTTGCGGGCGCAGCAGTTCGCGGCTGATTCGATTTACCTGACTCCCGATCCTACTGACTGCCCAGACCGCTGCGCAGCTTCGAACTGGCGTGTTTGGACCGCCAAGGCCTTGGCACGCTGCTGCCGACGCGGCACCACACTGGTGGCCCCGGTGGATGCCGACCACTTGTATGCTGACTTGACGCAATGCGGGTTTGAGCTATCGACCATCCAGGCGGGTCAACCGACCGGCCCAGAGGCAGCGCCGACAAACATATCACTTCGCGCTCAGTTCAACCCTCGCTGGACGATCAAAAACACCCGCAACACGTTGCCCGCGCGCGCCATGGCAGTCAGCAGTTGTGCCGTCATCGGGGCGGGGCTGGCGGGGGCCAGCGTGGCAGCTTCACTGGCTCGACGCGGCTGGCAGGTACAGGTACTCGACCAGGCTCATACGCCCGCCGCTGGCGCGTCCGGCTTACCGGTGGGCCTGGTGGTGCCCCATGTGTCGGCCGACGACTGCGTACTGTCGCGCCTGTCACGCAGTGGCGTGCGACTCATGCTGCAGCAAGCGCGCAGCCTTTTGCGGCAGGGACAAGACTGGGATGCCACCGGGGTCTTGGAGCGCAGGCTGGACGGCCCGCCGGGCGTGCCCGATATCTGGCACCCACAGGCCGCCTGGCTCAAGCCAACCCAATTGGTGCGCGCCTGGCTGGCGCAGCTCGGTATTACTTTTCAGGGTGACGCCAAGGTGGCGGCCCTTCGTCAGCGTGGGGATGAATGGGAATTGCTGGACACAGACGGCGGTATGCTCCACCGTGCCAGCCGGGTGGTTTTCGCTAACGCGGGTGGTGCCATGGCCTTGCTTGACACACTGCAAGCGAGACTGCCGGCCTTGAACATTCGCGTCAATCAATTTCCGGTCATGCAGGGCGTACGGGGCCAGGTGTCTTGGGCCATGCACACTGGGCTGCCGGATGAGACGTTCCCCCCTTTTCCGATCAATGGCGCAGGCAGCATAGTGCCTTGGGTTCCGGTCGATGAGGATTGCGGTCAGAATCTGGCCTGGTTTGTTGGCGCCAGTTACCAACCCGACAGCCAGCCACCTGCACCAGACGAAAAAAATCATGCGACCAACCTGGCCCGTTTGCACAAGCTAAGCCCGAAGCTGGGACAAGCGCTGGCGGGCAAGTTTGCCGCAGGTGCTGTCAACGCCTGGAAAAACACGCGTTGCGTCACCGCTGACCGGTTGCCAGCAGTGGGCCCACTCGATCAGGTTGACCACCCGGGCCTGTGGATGTGTGCTGGCATGGGGTCCAGAGGCTTGAGCTTTTCAATGCTTTGCGCCGAATTGCTGGCGGCGCGCTGGAGCGGCGAGCCGCTGCCGATTGACGCGGGTCTGGCCCGCACACTCGAAGCAAGGCGTGGAGCCGACTGCCATCGAAATCGGCTTGACAGATCGCCTGAACTGCCAGTATCCTGCGCGCCATGA
- a CDS encoding oxidative damage protection protein: protein MARTVNCIKLGKEAEGLDFPPYPGELGKRIWESVSKQAWADWLKHQTMLVNENRLNLADARARQYLARQMENHFFGGGADAAQGYVPPSA from the coding sequence ATGGCACGCACTGTGAACTGCATCAAACTCGGCAAGGAAGCCGAAGGACTGGACTTTCCGCCCTACCCTGGTGAGTTGGGCAAACGCATCTGGGAGAGCGTGAGCAAACAAGCCTGGGCCGACTGGCTCAAGCATCAAACCATGCTGGTGAATGAAAACCGTCTCAATCTGGCGGATGCCCGGGCCCGTCAGTACTTGGCGCGTCAGATGGAAAATCACTTTTTTGGTGGCGGTGCCGACGCCGCCCAGGGTTACGTACCGCCCAGCGCTTGA
- a CDS encoding disulfide bond formation protein B codes for MSFQVVTGWLDNSPRRIFAFVSLASIGMLAFGQYLQHVVGLEPCPMCIVQRYALVLVAIIAGLTGASGRKGLHLGGAVLMLGSSGFGAYVAARQSWLQWYPPEVVSCGRDFYGMIETFPLQRAIPMIFKGSGDCSKVDWTFLGGSIANWTFVVFGLIVLLSLALIWRRVSRRVS; via the coding sequence ATGAGTTTTCAGGTTGTGACCGGCTGGCTGGATAATTCTCCGCGCCGCATCTTCGCGTTTGTCAGTCTGGCAAGCATCGGCATGTTGGCGTTCGGTCAGTACCTGCAGCATGTGGTGGGGCTGGAACCCTGCCCGATGTGCATCGTCCAGCGCTATGCTCTTGTTTTGGTAGCAATCATCGCAGGATTGACGGGGGCTAGCGGTAGAAAAGGCCTGCATCTGGGGGGGGCTGTGCTGATGTTGGGCTCCAGCGGCTTTGGTGCTTATGTGGCGGCCCGGCAAAGCTGGTTGCAGTGGTATCCGCCCGAAGTGGTCAGTTGTGGCCGCGACTTCTATGGAATGATCGAGACTTTTCCGCTGCAGCGCGCTATTCCCATGATTTTCAAAGGCAGTGGCGACTGCAGCAAGGTCGATTGGACTTTTCTGGGCGGCTCGATTGCCAACTGGACATTTGTGGTTTTCGGCCTCATCGTCTTGTTGTCCCTGGCGCTGATCTGGCGGCGAGTCAGTCGCCGCGTTTCCTGA
- the argA gene encoding amino-acid N-acetyltransferase produces the protein MTSVFNFTFVPWFRSVAPYIHKFRHQTFVVGIAGEAIAAGKLQHLAQDLAMIQSMGVKIVLVHGFRPQVSEQLKAKGHAARYSHGIRITDEVSLDCAQEAAGQLRYEIEAAFSQGLPNTPMAGATVRVISGNFLTARPVGIVDGVDFQHSGVVRKIDTAGIMRSLDMGALVLMSPFGFSPTGEAFNLTMEEVATSVATALQADKLIFVTEIPGIRIHPGQPESEDNPIDTELPLVTAEKMLTELPAANQPTDTAFYLQHCVKACKGGVERSHIIPFAVDGAILLEVYVHDGIGTMVVDEKLESLREATVDDVGGILQLIEPFEKDGTLVKRSRTEIERDVGNYTVIEHDGVIFACAALYPYPEARTGEMAALTVSPQVQGEGDGERVLKRIEQRARVTGLESIFVLTTRTTHWFLKRGFVLVDPDWLPEARKRKYNWDRKSQVLVKKLGNA, from the coding sequence ATGACCTCTGTTTTCAACTTCACCTTTGTGCCCTGGTTTCGCTCGGTGGCACCTTACATCCACAAGTTTCGCCACCAGACGTTTGTGGTCGGCATTGCGGGTGAGGCGATTGCGGCCGGCAAGTTGCAACACCTGGCGCAAGACCTGGCGATGATCCAGAGCATGGGCGTCAAGATTGTGCTGGTGCATGGCTTTCGACCCCAGGTGAGCGAGCAGCTCAAGGCCAAGGGCCATGCGGCGCGCTATTCCCATGGCATTCGCATCACGGACGAGGTTTCGCTGGACTGCGCCCAAGAGGCCGCTGGCCAATTGCGTTACGAGATCGAAGCCGCCTTCAGCCAGGGCCTGCCCAACACGCCGATGGCCGGCGCTACCGTGCGCGTGATTTCAGGCAATTTCCTCACGGCCCGACCGGTTGGGATTGTGGATGGCGTGGACTTCCAACACTCGGGTGTGGTGCGCAAGATTGACACCGCAGGCATCATGCGCTCGCTGGACATGGGCGCGCTGGTGTTGATGTCCCCGTTTGGTTTTTCACCCACCGGCGAGGCGTTTAACCTGACCATGGAAGAGGTCGCCACCTCGGTGGCCACGGCCTTGCAGGCCGATAAGCTCATTTTTGTGACAGAAATCCCGGGCATTCGTATCCACCCGGGGCAGCCAGAGAGTGAAGACAACCCGATTGACACCGAGTTGCCGCTCGTCACAGCCGAAAAAATGTTGACTGAATTGCCTGCGGCCAACCAGCCCACCGATACCGCGTTTTACCTGCAGCACTGCGTCAAGGCCTGCAAAGGCGGTGTGGAGCGCAGCCATATCATCCCGTTTGCAGTGGATGGCGCGATCCTGCTGGAGGTCTATGTGCATGACGGCATTGGCACCATGGTGGTGGACGAAAAACTGGAGAGCCTGCGCGAAGCCACGGTGGACGACGTGGGTGGCATCCTGCAACTGATTGAGCCGTTTGAAAAAGACGGCACGCTGGTCAAGCGCAGCCGCACCGAGATCGAGCGTGACGTCGGCAACTACACGGTAATTGAGCACGACGGCGTCATTTTTGCCTGCGCCGCGCTCTACCCCTACCCGGAAGCGCGCACCGGCGAAATGGCCGCCCTCACGGTGTCGCCCCAGGTGCAGGGCGAAGGCGATGGCGAGCGGGTTCTAAAACGCATTGAACAACGCGCCAGGGTCACCGGGCTGGAGAGCATTTTTGTGTTGACCACCCGCACCACGCACTGGTTTCTGAAACGCGGCTTTGTGCTGGTCGACCCGGACTGGCTACCTGAAGCCCGCAAACGCAAATACAACTGGGACCGGAAAAGCCAGGTCCTGGTGAAAAAACTTGGTAATGCTTGA